One Fuerstiella marisgermanici DNA window includes the following coding sequences:
- a CDS encoding HPP family protein, with amino-acid sequence MKTNERHIMAAPVTRLAKDLEQKFFRMERANSWQAAVVNGVIAGSAVALVAWLMTSPEEGDLLLFACLGSSAASVVFAPLAKANSLRTIVSAYIIASIVCVLVYPLHKHQWVGMPVQCFLAVALPITLMRLIDAMHPAAIGSSLAFIIYDRPPQVLGLLLLAIVGLLTVVKVLAYIYLEDLTFRKFPREFRRDYYGQEMLVTITEDSKSPQHANTSAADSLE; translated from the coding sequence ATGAAGACGAACGAACGACACATCATGGCCGCGCCGGTCACACGACTGGCGAAGGATCTGGAGCAAAAATTCTTTCGTATGGAACGAGCCAACAGTTGGCAGGCGGCGGTCGTTAACGGAGTCATTGCCGGATCGGCCGTTGCATTGGTCGCCTGGCTGATGACGTCGCCGGAAGAAGGCGATCTGTTGTTGTTTGCGTGTTTGGGATCGTCCGCCGCGAGCGTCGTGTTTGCTCCGTTGGCGAAAGCGAACAGCCTGCGCACAATCGTTTCGGCCTACATCATCGCGTCCATTGTATGCGTATTGGTGTATCCGCTACACAAACACCAATGGGTGGGAATGCCGGTTCAGTGCTTTCTGGCAGTCGCATTGCCGATCACTTTGATGCGGCTGATAGACGCAATGCACCCGGCCGCCATCGGTAGCTCGCTGGCGTTTATCATTTATGACCGGCCGCCCCAGGTATTGGGACTGCTATTGCTGGCAATTGTCGGACTACTGACTGTCGTGAAGGTACTGGCCTACATCTATCTTGAGGATCTGACGTTTCGCAAGTTTCCCCGTGAATTTCGGCGAGACTACTACGGTCAGGAGATGCTGGTGACCATCACAGAAGACAGCAAGTCACCACAGCACGCGAACACTTCAGCTGCTGATTCGCTTGAGTGA